A section of the Pochonia chlamydosporia 170 chromosome 2, whole genome shotgun sequence genome encodes:
- a CDS encoding guanine nucleotide-binding protein alpha-2 subunit (similar to Chaetomium globosum CBS 148.51 XP_001224781.1) yields the protein MCFGGRDKTNGEAARSREIDRGIRQDEKRKQKEVKLLLLGAGESGKSTILKQMKLIYSQGFNKPERLEWKPVVFSNIIQSFRTIFEAMTELNYQFDNPDNEKYMAHILVEHEISPEDKLPQDYLEPIKALWQDSGVRKAIAKGNEYALHDNLAYFIDDMDRIWGDGYVPNNQDLLRSRLRTTGITESVFDLGQLTYRMFDVGGQRSERKKWIHCFENVHCLLFLVAISGYDQCLVEDKDGNQMNEALMLWESIANSHWFTKSAMILFLNKMDLFREKLPKSPISKYGFTDYHGPEDDYKAASKYFLDKFRALSRNPEKEIYGHFTNATDTNLLKITMASVQDMIIQRNLKQLIL from the exons ATGTGCTTCGGAGGAAGGGACAAAACGAACGGCGAGGCTGCTCGCTCGCGTGAGATTGACCGCGGCATACGCCAGGATGAGAAGCGTAAGCAGAAAGAAGTTAAGCTGTTGCTTCTAG GTGCTGGGGAGTCTGGCAAATCGACCATCctgaagcagatgaagctCATATATTCTCAAGGCTTCAACAAGCCCGAACGGTTGGAGTGGAAGCCCGTTGTTTTCAGTAACATTATACAATCGTTTCGAACGATATTTGAGGCCATGACGGAGTTGAATTATCAATTCGACAACCCTGACAATGAG AAATACATGGCGCACATTCTTGTCGAGCATGAAATTAGCCCCGAGGACAAGCTGCCCCAGGATTATTTGGAACCCATCAAAGCCTTATGGCAAGACAGTGGAGTGAGGAAGGCAATTGCCAAGGGCAACGAATATGCCCTTCACGATAACCTAGCTTA CTTcattgacgacatggaccgGATATGGGGCGACGGATACGTACCAAATAACCAAGATCTCCTTCGTTCTCGACTGAGAACGACTGGTATCACGGAAAGTGTCTTTGATCTCGGCCAATTAACATATCGAATGTTTGATGTTGGCGGTCAGCGATCAGAGCGAAAGAAATGGATTCACTGCTTTGAAAATGtccattgcttgcttttcttggTTGCTATTAGCGGTTACGACCAGTGCCTGGTAGAAGACAAAGACGGG AACCAAATGAACGAAGCCCTGATGCTTTGGGAGTCCATTGCCAATTCACACTGGTTCACCAAATCTGCCAtgatcctcttcctcaataAGATGGATTTATTTagagagaagctgccaaaaAGTCCCATCAGCAAATATGGATTCACCGACTACCACGGGCCCGAAGACGATTACAAGGCCGCaagcaaatactttttaGACAAGTTCCGTGCTTTGAGCAGAAACCCCGAGAAGGAAATTTACGGTCACTTCACGAACGCCACAGACACCAACTTGCTAAAGATTACGATGGCATCTGTGCAAGACATGATTATCCAGCGTAATTTAAAGCAATTGATATTGTGA